A genome region from Haloactinospora alba includes the following:
- a CDS encoding class I SAM-dependent methyltransferase, translating to MDAQFWDQRYSSQDQLFSGNPNPALIDETADLPPGQALDAGCGEGADAFWLARRGWKVTAVDVSRVALERAAAQATDTTDAVAWARADLTATGPPAGAFDLVSAQYFPLPKQPDHAALRRLLAAVAPGGTLLFVGHDVTDMPPDNDRGFDPGAYYQPHEVAEHLDDDWRVLVNETRPRTAPAAADNPHTHDTVLRARRLR from the coding sequence ATGGACGCGCAATTCTGGGACCAGCGGTACAGCAGCCAGGACCAGCTCTTCAGCGGTAACCCCAACCCGGCCCTCATCGACGAAACGGCCGACCTGCCACCGGGACAGGCCCTCGACGCGGGGTGCGGTGAGGGCGCCGACGCTTTCTGGCTGGCCCGACGCGGCTGGAAGGTCACCGCCGTCGACGTCTCCCGGGTCGCGCTGGAACGCGCCGCCGCACAGGCCACGGACACCACCGACGCCGTGGCGTGGGCCCGCGCCGACCTGACCGCCACCGGCCCGCCGGCGGGGGCGTTCGACCTGGTCTCGGCCCAGTACTTCCCTCTCCCGAAGCAGCCGGACCACGCCGCGCTGCGCCGCCTGCTGGCCGCGGTCGCTCCGGGAGGGACCCTCCTGTTCGTCGGTCACGACGTCACCGACATGCCGCCGGACAACGACCGCGGTTTCGACCCGGGCGCGTACTACCAGCCCCACGAGGTCGCCGAACACCTCGACGACGACTGGCGGGTACTGGTCAACGAGACCCGCCCGCGAACCGCGCCCGCGGCGGCGGACAACCCGCACACCCACGACACTGTCCTGCGGGCGCGGCGGCTGCGGTAG
- a CDS encoding NUDIX domain-containing protein: MGRTEYYHDPGAPRANTLIPASNLLVVDGGGAVLLQRRRDTGQWALPGGAQEIGESPSQCAVRECEEETGVTAEVTGLLGVYSDPRHIVAYTDGEVRQQFEVTYLGRPVGGAPRSNDEADAVRWFPVEELDSADIHPSMRRQLADYLDGGRPRPR, encoded by the coding sequence ATGGGCAGAACCGAGTACTACCACGACCCGGGCGCGCCCCGGGCGAACACGTTGATCCCCGCCAGCAACCTGCTCGTCGTGGACGGCGGGGGAGCGGTGCTGTTGCAGCGCCGCCGCGACACCGGACAGTGGGCGCTGCCGGGCGGAGCACAGGAGATCGGGGAGTCCCCGTCCCAGTGCGCGGTGCGCGAGTGCGAGGAGGAGACCGGCGTCACCGCCGAGGTGACCGGACTGCTGGGCGTGTACTCCGATCCCCGCCACATCGTCGCCTACACCGACGGTGAGGTCCGCCAGCAGTTCGAGGTCACCTACCTCGGCCGTCCCGTCGGCGGCGCCCCCCGGAGCAACGACGAGGCCGACGCCGTGCGGTGGTTTCCTGTCGAGGAGCTGGACAGTGCCGACATCCACCCCAGCATGCGCCGGCAGCTCGCCGACTACCTCGACGGCGGCCGTCCGCGCCCGCGGTGA
- a CDS encoding metallophosphoesterase produces the protein MIVLAHTSDLHLDGGEHSTNRAARVMSYLNGLPDAIDAVLVTGDIADHGHAAEYERANEVLSSPLPVFTGPGNHDTRAAYRDVLLGQPPTDSPVNVVHRAAGALFAFCDSTVPGRSDGYLADETIDWLDRVLADNPEGVPVFVCLHHPPVTLHSPYLDAMRQHGEQRLADLIERNPQVAAVLCGHAHTAAATTFAGRPLLVAPGVSSTLKLPWEPGETFDYEHPPAVAFHVLDEQLRVTTHYRVVP, from the coding sequence ATGATCGTTCTGGCCCATACGAGCGACCTCCACCTCGACGGCGGTGAGCACAGCACGAACCGCGCTGCGCGTGTCATGAGCTACCTGAACGGGCTGCCCGACGCGATCGACGCGGTACTGGTCACCGGCGACATCGCCGACCACGGCCACGCCGCCGAGTACGAGCGGGCCAACGAGGTCCTGTCCTCACCGCTCCCGGTGTTCACCGGCCCCGGAAACCACGACACGCGAGCCGCCTACCGGGACGTGCTCCTGGGCCAGCCGCCCACCGACTCCCCCGTCAACGTGGTGCACCGGGCCGCTGGGGCGCTGTTTGCGTTCTGCGACTCCACCGTTCCCGGCCGGAGTGACGGCTACCTCGCTGACGAGACCATCGACTGGCTGGACCGGGTGCTGGCTGACAACCCGGAAGGCGTGCCGGTGTTCGTCTGCCTCCACCACCCGCCCGTCACACTGCACAGCCCTTACCTCGACGCCATGCGCCAGCACGGGGAGCAGCGTCTCGCCGACCTCATCGAGCGGAATCCCCAGGTCGCGGCCGTGCTGTGCGGACACGCCCACACTGCGGCAGCCACCACCTTCGCGGGCCGCCCCCTGTTGGTGGCGCCCGGTGTCTCCTCCACTCTGAAGCTGCCCTGGGAGCCGGGTGAGACGTTCGACTACGAGCATCCCCCCGCGGTCGCCTTCCACGTACTCGATGAGCAGCTGCGCGTCACCACGCATTACCGGGTCGTGCCCTGA
- a CDS encoding helix-turn-helix domain-containing protein: MSDDLDSVLNAVGSRLRELRRRSGATLAALSQSTGIPVSTLSRLESGQRKPSLELLLPLARVHQVPLDELVGAPASGDPRVYPRPVEYHGMTVIPLNRKPGGLQAFKQILPARHHGAQPEPRSHEGYHWLYVLNGRLRLVLGEQDLVLTAGEVAEFDTHLPHWFGNAEPQPVEFLSILGPQGERFHIRASYRP, from the coding sequence GTGTCGGACGACCTCGATTCCGTTCTCAACGCGGTGGGTTCGCGGCTGCGCGAGCTGCGCCGCCGCAGCGGCGCTACCCTGGCGGCTCTGTCACAGAGCACGGGCATCCCGGTCAGCACGCTGTCCCGGCTGGAGTCGGGGCAGCGCAAGCCCAGCCTGGAACTGCTGCTGCCCCTGGCCCGGGTGCACCAGGTCCCGCTGGACGAGCTCGTCGGCGCCCCGGCCAGCGGCGACCCCCGGGTGTACCCGCGCCCCGTCGAGTACCACGGCATGACCGTGATCCCGTTGAACCGCAAACCCGGAGGGCTGCAGGCGTTCAAGCAGATCCTGCCCGCCCGCCACCACGGCGCCCAGCCGGAACCCCGCTCGCACGAGGGCTACCACTGGCTGTACGTGCTCAACGGGAGGCTGCGCCTGGTGCTCGGCGAGCAGGACCTCGTCCTCACCGCGGGCGAGGTGGCTGAGTTCGACACCCACCTCCCGCACTGGTTCGGCAACGCCGAACCGCAGCCGGTCGAGTTCCTGAGCATCCTCGGTCCCCAGGGTGAACGCTTCCACATCCGGGCGAGCTACCGCCCGTGA
- a CDS encoding PIG-L deacetylase family protein: MVAEQLEPMPTEWTRALAVVAHPDDIEYGTAAAVAVWTDAGREVSYLLATRGEAGIDGIPPEESAELREREQRASAAVVGASTVRFLDHHDGVIEYGTALRRDLAAAIREHRPELLITINHHDTWGARAWNTPDHRAVGRAALDAAGDSGNRWIFPDLADNGLVPWDGVRWVAVAGSPQPTHAVDVTDGFERGVSSLLEHRAYIEGLTDTSPETYARNVLESITGGGAAPQFGGRPALAFELFPR, from the coding sequence TGGAACCGATGCCGACGGAGTGGACCCGGGCGTTGGCGGTCGTGGCCCATCCGGACGACATCGAGTACGGGACCGCCGCCGCGGTCGCCGTCTGGACCGATGCCGGACGGGAGGTCAGCTACCTGCTCGCCACGCGTGGGGAGGCGGGGATCGACGGGATTCCGCCGGAGGAGTCCGCCGAGCTGCGCGAACGGGAGCAGCGCGCCAGTGCCGCGGTGGTCGGCGCGTCGACGGTGCGTTTCCTCGACCATCACGACGGGGTGATCGAGTACGGCACCGCGCTGCGCCGCGACCTCGCCGCGGCGATCCGCGAGCACCGCCCCGAACTCCTCATCACCATCAACCACCACGACACGTGGGGCGCCCGCGCGTGGAACACGCCGGATCACCGGGCGGTGGGCCGGGCCGCGCTGGACGCCGCCGGCGACTCCGGCAACCGGTGGATCTTCCCCGACCTCGCCGACAACGGCCTCGTGCCCTGGGACGGGGTGCGCTGGGTCGCGGTCGCGGGCTCGCCGCAGCCGACCCACGCCGTCGACGTGACCGACGGGTTCGAGCGCGGGGTGTCCTCCCTGCTGGAGCACCGCGCCTACATCGAGGGGCTCACGGACACTTCCCCCGAGACCTACGCCCGCAACGTACTGGAAAGCATCACCGGCGGCGGCGCCGCGCCGCAGTTCGGCGGCCGACCCGCCCTCGCCTTCGAACTCTTCCCGAGGTAG
- a CDS encoding NAD(P)/FAD-dependent oxidoreductase, which translates to MADYGGEVIAGRAVAASPTSDGLEVELDTGDRVPGRRLLVATGITDELPDVAGLPARWGRDVLHCPYCHGWEFRDQPIGVLATGPQAAHQALLFRQWTSDLTLLRHTGPAPTDEEAERLSARGVTLVPGEVASVETGDDDRLRGVRLRSGELVELRALAVAPRAVPHAAVLTTLGLEPSPHPSGTGDHIAADASGLTGVPGVWAAGNLTDPRATVLASAASGAAAAGAINADLTTEDTNRALRAARGALAHGTEN; encoded by the coding sequence GTGGCGGACTACGGCGGGGAGGTCATCGCCGGCCGGGCGGTCGCGGCCTCGCCCACGAGTGACGGGCTCGAGGTGGAGCTCGACACGGGCGACCGGGTGCCGGGGCGGCGGTTGCTGGTGGCGACCGGGATCACCGACGAACTGCCCGACGTCGCCGGACTCCCCGCGCGGTGGGGGCGCGATGTGCTGCACTGCCCCTACTGCCACGGTTGGGAGTTCCGCGACCAACCGATCGGGGTGCTGGCCACGGGGCCGCAGGCCGCGCACCAGGCGCTGCTGTTCCGCCAGTGGACCAGCGACCTCACCCTGCTGCGGCACACCGGCCCCGCCCCCACCGACGAGGAGGCCGAACGGTTGTCCGCGCGGGGCGTCACGCTCGTGCCCGGTGAGGTGGCCTCCGTGGAGACCGGCGACGACGACCGGCTGCGCGGGGTCCGCCTGCGCTCGGGCGAGCTGGTCGAGCTGCGGGCCCTGGCGGTGGCGCCGCGGGCCGTCCCGCACGCGGCGGTACTCACCACGCTCGGTCTGGAACCGAGCCCTCACCCGTCCGGGACCGGCGACCACATCGCGGCCGACGCCAGCGGCCTCACCGGAGTACCGGGGGTGTGGGCCGCGGGGAACCTCACCGACCCGCGGGCGACCGTGCTCGCCTCAGCGGCCTCTGGTGCGGCCGCGGCGGGCGCGATCAACGCCGACCTGACCACCGAGGACACCAACCGTGCCCTACGAGCGGCCCGAGGAGCCCTCGCGCACGGCACGGAGAACTAG